One stretch of Miscanthus floridulus cultivar M001 chromosome 18, ASM1932011v1, whole genome shotgun sequence DNA includes these proteins:
- the LOC136524394 gene encoding phosphoglycerate kinase, cytosolic-like yields the protein MMVEFQKNPSPTANAIKKFQHLPVASSNQSCSCSSHRTSDPNQSAPKNVTSFFPGFRGGMATKRSVGTLTEADLKGKKVFLRADLNVPLDDSQKITDDTRIRASVPTIKFLMEKGAKVILASHLGRLKGVTTKYSLKPLVPRLSELLGVNVVMANDCIGYGQDLASPEL from the exons ATGATGGTCGAATTCCAAAAAAACCCCTCCCCAACGGCCAACGCTATAAAGAAATTTCAGCACCTTCCCGTGGCTTCCTCGAACCAAAGCTGCTCCTGTTCTTCCCACCGCACCTCGGACCCAAATCAATCAGCCCCCAAGAATGTGACCAGCTTTTTCCCTG GGTTTAGGGGAGGAATGGCGACCAAGCGGAGCGTGGGCACCCTGACGGAGGCGGATCTGAAGGGGAAGAAGGTGTTCCTCCGCGCCGACCTCAACGTGCCGCTGGACGACAGCCAGAAGATCACCGACGACACCCGCATCCGCGCCTCCGTCCCCACCATCAAGTTCTTGATGGAGAAGGGCGCCAAGGTCATCCTGGCCAGCCATCTG GGACGCCTAAAAGGTGTCACTACCAAGTACAGCTTGAAGCCTCTTGTCCCGCGCTTGTCTGAGCTCCTTGGAGTTAAT GTTGTTATGGCCAATGACTGCATTGGTTATGGCCAAGATCTTGCATCGCCCGAGCTCTGA